The following DNA comes from Acipenser ruthenus chromosome 58, fAciRut3.2 maternal haplotype, whole genome shotgun sequence.
ATCCTGCAGTGTGCACTCGGCTCTGCAATCATATTCAGGAgttagtgctgctctgtgtttgcattcaatacaatacaagagaggaagacaggccacatcttacataccttctctgtgtgtctttgtacttctgaaacaaacaaggacatgaaatgagacattattaaaacacaaataccacTTTGATAGAAAACAGCAGCACCGCTGTCCAGCTTTACATTTTGAACTCAGTGTTTATCCATGAACATATTCTCTGGAGCACCAAACCAATGAGACTCCTCTGCTGGTTTGTGGGGCTGGAGGAGGGGCATTTGCTGCCTGTTTTACCCATTTGTGGGGTAAACTTAAGGgcaaacagcaatacaaaccatgcttgaaaaatgaatgttaaaaatgaaGTTCAAATGTGTGCCGACATAAATGCTTGTAAAGTCCCATTCATAGTGTAGTAGTGAGTGTGCATTCACAATAAGAACATGTCACACACAGTTAAACAATCACTACCTGCAGGAAGAAGATGTCTTCAGCTTCCATCTCCTCTTCTATCACTCGGATTGTGTCTGAAAGGGATGAGATTTCTCTTGTAAGTTTTTCAATCTTCTCTTTCATGATTCTTCCCTTTTGTTCCTCTTCCCTCCTCAGTGCAGCTATCCTGGCCTTTTCTTCATCTCGTAGAAACTGGTGAAGTTTCTCAAACTCCTCCTTTATCTGCCTCTCTGTTTGCTGGGCTTGTTTCTATACAAGAAAGGGATCACTTTAGAGTTAGTTTGGGTGTCCAGTGAAAATGTATGTTGTGTATTGTTTCAATCACTAATCTAGTTCTCTTACCTTGAAGTGCTCTGCTGTTTCATCACATTCATTTTTAACTTCATTAAAGAATTCCAGCTTGTCCTGCAAGGGCTTCAGCGCAGTCTTGAGTTCTCCCTGAAATGCAATGAAACCCAGAGCTTGCACATCACTGTTAACACATGCCTGGCTAGTAGCAATATGAATGCAGTGTGTGagaaatcccctcagcactggggTTGCCACTGGGGGCTCTCATAGCAAGAAACCCCCCGCTCTGGAGATTCTCTGATAGGGGGTCTGTGAGGGTTTATAAGGGTTCAGGTGTGAATTCATtattgcacacagacacactccccTCCCCATTCCTGTACAGCACCACCCCCACTCTGCACCCAggattgatctctctctctctctctctgtgttagttTCAATGATATTGTAATAGGATTTGTTCTTCGCTCAGACTTGTTGGATCTTGTtgtttaaactgcctcattataataactctgtataatatgctgtgaaaagagaatactgtgtttacattttcacatgaatATTGTTTCCACACCTTATAATCCTGTGCAGCCTCCTGAGCAGGACGGAACTTGTGATTCTCATGTTTCTTTGAAGTTTGACACACAAGACAGACAGCCTCTTTATCATCCACACAGAACAGCTTCAGTTTTTCATCATGCAGACTGCAGAGTATTCCAGTAGGTGCTGGAGGTTTCTGACTGCGTTCATTTAAGAAGGACTCCACAATATTCCTGAGAGCAAAATTGAGTGGAGGCTCCTCCATTGAACTCCTCCTCCTGCACACGGGACACTCCCGAGCTCTCTTCTCTTTCCAGCACTGATCCAGACATGCTTTACAGAAGCTGTGGTTACAATGAAGAGTTACAGGATCCTTGAAAatctcacagcacacagcacaggaaaGATCTGACTCCAGAGGAGAAGTGTTTGCTGCCATTTCTGCACAAAGCCGCTCCTGCCTTGCTCTGTGTAAGGACCTGCAGATTAGAAACGAGTCAGCAGACATGAGGCTACATTAGCAGCACTACCTTACCACTGACTTTAACCTGCTGAGAAGTTTATTCTGTAGAATTGCTGAGTCTgcactcttttcattaacatgtctaatacaatgtggtgaaatgcagcagtcatgtatggaacacctccacacaaGAGCTGTAGTTTATAATGAAAGTAAAAACTCCTCGAAAAACATAAATTTTACTAATCTAGTCTATACCAGACTGATCTGGTATAGACT
Coding sequences within:
- the LOC131724935 gene encoding zinc-binding protein A33-like; protein product: MAANTSPLESDLSCAVCCEIFKDPVTLHCNHSFCKACLDQCWKEKRARECPVCRRRSSMEEPPLNFALRNIVESFLNERSQKPPAPTGILCSLHDEKLKLFCVDDKEAVCLVCQTSKKHENHKFRPAQEAAQDYKGELKTALKPLQDKLEFFNEVKNECDETAEHFKKQAQQTERQIKEEFEKLHQFLRDEEKARIAALRREEEQKGRIMKEKIEKLTREISSLSDTIRVIEEEMEAEDIFFLQKYKDTQRRAECTLQDPQCVSGALIDVAEHLGSLKYKVWEKMLGIVQYTPVTLDPNTAHSALILSEDLTSVRLSDEWQQLPDNPERFDYYTGVLGSEGFTSGKHCWDVELGSNTYCDLGVTKESTQRKGDFTHNPEAGYWIISLVGGDQYWACTSPATRLTVEKKPQKIRVQLDCDGGEVAFFDSSDMRKPLYTFKHRFTERMFPYFWTLSSAALRVRPVKTVIKVH